A stretch of the Xylocopa sonorina isolate GNS202 chromosome 12, iyXylSono1_principal, whole genome shotgun sequence genome encodes the following:
- the LOC143429836 gene encoding integrator complex subunit 12: MSQLDLDPQFTQGLHLLHSTNKDSAEQLRALLDEAIKQKYGPSKMLANVLHKKYMMEEPVLSDHSSSSGSKKSKSSSSSSSKHSSKSSKNSSPVNLPTRDTPPDIIQTDNTLALEILEDDLTCVICKGMDVGARNRLVECLECHSLYHQECHVPHILDSQIDVPGLVWYCSNCSKSQVSKERSSPKTVIESKTKEQKKTNSSGANKATPNIHIISADRRLKDMMKKVKQDKRSTNATQSSKNSSSSSPALSSTKSQEKSLLYKIKSGVE; encoded by the exons ATGTCACAGTTGGACCTAGATCCTCAATTTACACAAGGTTTGCATCTCCTACATTCCACTAACAAGGATTCTGCTGAACAATTACGAGCGCTTTTAGACGAAGCAATTAAACAAAAGTATGGGCCATCAAAGATGTTAGCGAATGTATTACATAAAAAG TATATGATGGAGGAACCAGTACTGAGCGATCACAGCAGCAGTAGTGGCAGCAAAAAAAGTAAAAGTTCCTCTTCATCTTCCTCTAAACACTCGAGCAAGTCCAGCAAGAACAGCTCTCCTGTCAATCTACCAACACGTGATACACCGCCTGATATTATTCAGACTGATAATACTCTAGCACTAGAAATATTAGAGGATGATCTGACATGTGTTATTTGCAAAGGAATGGACGTAGGAGCGAGAAACAGACTTGTTGAATGTCTAGAGTGCCATTCTTTGTATCACCAGGAGTGTCATGTTCCACATATTTTAGATTCGCAGATAGATGTTCCAGGGCTGGTGTGGTATTGTTCCAATTGTTCCAAATCTCAG GTCTCAAAAGAAAGGAGTTCACCAAAAACAGTGATAGAAAGCAAGACCAAAGAACAGAAAAAAACGAATTCAA GTGGTGCAAATAAAGCAACACCAAATATTCACATTATAAGTGCAGATAGAAGATTAAAAGATATGATGAAGAAAGTTAAACAAGATAAACGAAGTACAAATGCTACTCAGAGTTCAAAGAATTCTTCATCGAGTTCACCAGCATTGTCTTCAACGAAATCTCAGGAAAAATCTTTACTATACAAAATTAAGTCAGGTGTCGAATGA
- the LOC143429641 gene encoding uncharacterized protein LOC143429641, giving the protein MERGLLFWSFFACIFHHYFADLACIYLTLNQNSVKLNLEYVRARDESNDSSACVLYLSLLFYCMHNVQFPYMDILSRSGIFKMLNITVSRRIK; this is encoded by the exons ATGGAAAGAG GGTTACTATTTTGGTCTTTCTTTGCTTGTatttttcaccattatttcgcCGATTTAGC CTGCATTTATTTAACATTGAATCAAAACTCTGTAAAATTAAATTTGGAATACGTGAGGGCCAGGGACGAATCAAATGATAGCAGTGCCTGTGTTCTTTACCTTTCGTTACTTTTTTACTGTATGCATAACGTACAGTTCCCATATATGGATATACTTTCGAGGAGCGGTATTTTTAAAATGTTAAATATTACAGTATCTagaagaataaaataa